A window of the Sphingomonas piscis genome harbors these coding sequences:
- a CDS encoding acetylxylan esterase → MRLLVSTIAALTCLAAPASAQFRPDPVRQARTEKDYQATLQRLGIQVMRVGADGFNKSSPNYVNYDEAKAGNPKLPPLITIARPNARWWRSSRRPELIRLLEDEMYGRVPSNAPSLRWSKVEEGPRQKFGFATLSRKYRGMVPGSALAVDLSLTLPANAKGRVPVILEFGFPEGFRFPGPARPEPANPWQAQILRRGWGYAVLVPNTVQPDDGAGLSEGIIGITAGGRPRALHDWGALRAWAWGASQAYNLFSADPRIDSRRVAIEGLSRYGKAAAVTMAFDQRFSLGFIGSSGAGGAKILRRNFGERVENLTASGEYHWFAPAFLKYGGPLETGDLPFDAHSLLAMAAPRPIFVGAGMIKEDGWVDPRGSFIAAREASAAYRLLGRPGLVGSTPPAINETRAAGTIAFRQHDGGHTNEPNWPAFLDFAARVWGR, encoded by the coding sequence ATGCGTCTGCTTGTATCGACTATCGCCGCCTTGACCTGCCTTGCTGCGCCGGCGTCGGCGCAGTTCAGGCCGGATCCGGTTCGACAGGCTCGAACGGAGAAAGACTATCAGGCGACCCTGCAGAGGCTTGGCATTCAGGTGATGCGGGTCGGGGCGGACGGCTTCAACAAGTCCAGTCCCAACTACGTCAACTATGACGAGGCGAAGGCGGGCAATCCCAAGCTCCCGCCGCTGATCACCATCGCGCGGCCGAACGCACGCTGGTGGCGCAGCAGCCGCCGTCCGGAGTTGATCCGCCTGCTTGAAGACGAGATGTACGGTCGCGTCCCAAGCAATGCACCGTCGCTCCGCTGGAGCAAGGTTGAAGAGGGACCTCGGCAAAAGTTCGGTTTCGCCACCCTGTCACGCAAGTATCGGGGAATGGTGCCGGGGAGCGCGCTCGCCGTCGACCTCAGCCTGACATTGCCTGCCAACGCCAAGGGCAGGGTGCCGGTGATCCTCGAGTTTGGCTTCCCCGAAGGTTTCCGGTTCCCCGGTCCTGCACGGCCGGAGCCCGCCAATCCGTGGCAAGCGCAAATTCTTCGCCGCGGGTGGGGTTATGCTGTGCTGGTGCCCAACACGGTCCAGCCTGACGACGGTGCCGGTCTCAGCGAGGGCATCATCGGCATCACGGCTGGTGGGCGGCCGCGTGCATTGCACGACTGGGGGGCGCTTCGGGCCTGGGCCTGGGGAGCGAGCCAGGCTTACAACCTATTCTCAGCGGACCCGCGCATCGATTCGCGCCGGGTCGCGATCGAAGGCCTGTCGCGATACGGCAAGGCCGCCGCGGTCACGATGGCCTTTGACCAGCGCTTCTCGCTCGGCTTCATCGGGTCTTCCGGTGCGGGCGGAGCCAAGATCCTCCGCCGCAACTTCGGCGAGCGCGTGGAAAACCTCACCGCGTCGGGCGAGTATCATTGGTTTGCCCCGGCCTTCCTGAAATATGGAGGGCCGCTGGAGACTGGCGATTTGCCATTCGATGCGCATTCCTTGCTGGCCATGGCGGCACCGCGTCCCATCTTCGTCGGCGCCGGGATGATCAAGGAGGATGGCTGGGTCGACCCGCGCGGCAGCTTCATCGCCGCCCGCGAGGCGTCGGCCGCTTATCGCCTCCTTGGCCGCCCAGGTCTCGTCGGCAGCACGCCGCCAGCGATCAACGAGACCCGCGCTGCTGGAACCATCGCCTTTCGTCAGCACGACGGCGGGCACACGAATGAGCCGAACTGGCCAGCCTTTCTAGACTTTGCCGCTCGGGTGTGGGGCCGCTAA